The following coding sequences lie in one Salmo salar chromosome ssa13, Ssal_v3.1, whole genome shotgun sequence genomic window:
- the LOC106566374 gene encoding uncharacterized protein isoform X2 codes for MEQNFADSLTDAFSDSTLPSFPEGELDFESVHFDEESETVSDHISVETYDDEEETQHIDEEEMGSGEEEDTGIKNLGSPGGWSVVVHYDEESWDGALLDIEKIVTTGQPFAEQESENREVRNVEQGAYENSDVRCFVGFTEDVTMEITADICEEEERQTAEENQEESSDSDLEVLTSSITKKQRKEGNKVANLLSQQTFPQEMEEEEEQDEDGAPEVVYDCPDPAATQNVQALMVNALVEHPLQKKMKEFLWDDHQEADERFADYPSVCSPCKYKKDGGKLSSPLEGIWNTEENVDVMEEVTAAIFPRVEVEQDLADCAMFNTNIDTSMRKSIGYHLEPQSDSNGSSGGSSEDEEEQQKYNEEHPALPRYQGLPQRDRGSEDPPLKVQRGGGEEDGSKQSVAADLHLSETISDVPTFTLHSEARRGRAAITISRGTGNVSSSDFEESFPGALWTSEAEQREGKRETWLWGEAGPGALEEEHLCKVQLELAGRLKSHIHTDISWDTGENNVERGGLIQDYQYDASGITESEELADEEDDEEDNRSWEQEKERIKAFYKFYNDDEEEEGENATGTEWDFSVRKHRVQFCMDPLPQVIEYTDSSDVDLVDNLSDGDEDLDSTERLEEESEPERQRMSLPETQEPQGELQDLNKMPQTHTKRDQCLRVLKLLVKITLLTVIGLLTFWWTRYQLDLDW; via the exons ATGGAACAGAACTTTGCTGATTCGTTAACGGATGCATTTTCAG ACTCAACCCTCCCATCTTTCCCTGAAGGAGAGTTAGACTTTGAATCTGTCCATTTTGACGAAGAATCTGAAACTGTATCTGACCATATCTCAGTGGAGACATATGATGACGAAGAGGAGACTCAACATATTGATGAGGAAGAGATGGGTTCAGGAGAAGAGGAGGACACAGGAATAAAGAACCTTGGCTCGCCAGGGGGTTGGTCTGTGGTTGTTCACTACGATGAAGAAAGCTGGGATGGTGCTCTACTGGACATAGAGAAGATTGTAACCACAGGACAACCTTTTGCTGAACAAGAGAGTGAAAACCGTGAAGTCAGAAACGTAGAGCAAGGTGCTTACGAGAACAGTGATGTGAGGTGTTTTGTGGGTTTCACTGAAGATGTCACCATGGAGATCACAGCAGATATATGTGAAGAAGAGGAAAGACAGACGGCTGAAGAAAACCAAGAGGAATCATCTGATTCAGACCTGGAGGTCCTGACTAGCTCTATCACCAAAAAACAGAGAAAAGAGGGAAATAAAGTAGCGAACTTACTCTCCCAGCAGACATTTCCTCaggagatggaagaggaagaagagcaaGATGAAGATGGAGCTCCAGAGGTTGTTTATGATTGTCCAGATCCTGCAGCAACGCAGAATGTGCAAGCTCTTATGGTCAACGCCTTGGTGGAACACCCGCTTCAGAAGAAAATGAAGGAGTTCCTATGGGACGACCACCAAGAGGCGGATGAAAGATTTGCAGATTACCCCTCTGTCTGCTCTCCATGTAAATACAAAAAGGATGGAGGAAAACTGTCTAGTCCCTTGGAGGGTATCTGGAATACAGAGGAGAACGTTGACGTCATGGAAGAGGTAACAGCCGCTATCTTTCCACGCGTAGAAGTTGAGCAAGATTTAGCAGATTGTGCGATGTTCAATACCAATATTGACACTAGCATGAGGAAGAGTATTGGATACCATCTTGAACCTCAGAGTGACAGCAATGgttccagtggcggttctagtgAGGATGAGGAGGAACAACAGAAGTATAATGAAGAACACCCAGCGCTGCCAAGATACCAGGGTCTTCCTCAGAGAGACCGGGGATCAGAGGATCCTCCTCTGAAAGTTCAgcggggaggtggagaggaggacggCTCCAAGCAGAGTGTTGCTGCCGACCTGCATCTTTCAGAAACCATCTCTGACGTCCCCACTTTTACCCTTCACAGTGAGGCCAGACGCGGTAGAGCAGCTATAACTATCTCCAGAGGTACCGGCAACGTGTCATCATCTGACTTTGAGGAAAGTTTTCCCGGAGCGTTGTGGACATCGGAGGCTGAACAAAGAGAGGGTAAACGGGAGACTTGGCTTTGGGGTGAGGCTGGGCCAGGGGCTTTAGAAGAGGAACATCTTTGCAAAGTTCAACTGGAACTAGCAGGAAGGCTGAAGAGccacattcacactgatataagCTGGGACACAGGGGAAAATAATGTGGAACGTGGTGGTTTAATTCAAGATTACCAATATGACGCGTCTGGAATCACAGAGAGTGAAGAACTTGCAGATGAAGAGGATGATGAAGAGGATAATAGGAGTTGggaacaagagaaagagagaatcaaGGCATTCTACAAGTTTTAtaatgatgatgaagaggaggagggggagaatgcTACGGGAACAGAATGGGATTTTTCAGTGAGGAAGCATAGAGTTCAGTTCTGCATGGATCCCCTGCCTCAAGTCATTGAATACACAGACAG CAGCGATGTAGATTTGGTCGACAACTTATCTGATGGAGACGAGGACCTGGATTCTACAGAAAGGCTTgaa GAGGAGAGTGAgcctgagagacagagaatgagtttACCCGAGACACAAGAGCCACAAGGAGAACTACAAGATCTCAACAAAATGCCTCAGACCCACACCAAGAGAGACCAG TGTCTGAGGGTGCTAAAGTTACTGGTGAAGATAACCCTGTTGACAGTGATTGGACTTCTGACATTTTGGTGGACAAGATACCAACTGGACTTGGACTGGTGA
- the LOC106566374 gene encoding uncharacterized protein isoform X1 — protein MEQNFADSLTDAFSDSTLPSFPEGELDFESVHFDEESETVSDHISVETYDDEEETQHIDEEEMGSGEEEDTGIKNLGSPGGWSVVVHYDEESWDGALLDIEKIVTTGQPFAEQESENREVRNVEQGAYENSDVRCFVGFTEDVTMEITADICEEEERQTAEENQEESSDSDLEVLTSSITKKQRKEGNKVANLLSQQTFPQEMEEEEEQDEDGAPEVVYDCPDPAATQNVQALMVNALVEHPLQKKMKEFLWDDHQEADERFADYPSVCSPCKYKKDGGKLSSPLEGIWNTEENVDVMEEVTAAIFPRVEVEQDLADCAMFNTNIDTSMRKSIGYHLEPQSDSNGSSGGSSEDEEEQQKYNEEHPALPRYQGLPQRDRGSEDPPLKVQRGGGEEDGSKQSVAADLHLSETISDVPTFTLHSEARRGRAAITISRGTGNVSSSDFEESFPGALWTSEAEQREGKRETWLWGEAGPGALEEEHLCKVQLELAGRLKSHIHTDISWDTGENNVERGGLIQDYQYDASGITESEELADEEDDEEDNRSWEQEKERIKAFYKFYNDDEEEEGENATGTEWDFSVRKHRVQFCMDPLPQVIEYTDSSSDVDLVDNLSDGDEDLDSTERLEEESEPERQRMSLPETQEPQGELQDLNKMPQTHTKRDQCLRVLKLLVKITLLTVIGLLTFWWTRYQLDLDW, from the exons ATGGAACAGAACTTTGCTGATTCGTTAACGGATGCATTTTCAG ACTCAACCCTCCCATCTTTCCCTGAAGGAGAGTTAGACTTTGAATCTGTCCATTTTGACGAAGAATCTGAAACTGTATCTGACCATATCTCAGTGGAGACATATGATGACGAAGAGGAGACTCAACATATTGATGAGGAAGAGATGGGTTCAGGAGAAGAGGAGGACACAGGAATAAAGAACCTTGGCTCGCCAGGGGGTTGGTCTGTGGTTGTTCACTACGATGAAGAAAGCTGGGATGGTGCTCTACTGGACATAGAGAAGATTGTAACCACAGGACAACCTTTTGCTGAACAAGAGAGTGAAAACCGTGAAGTCAGAAACGTAGAGCAAGGTGCTTACGAGAACAGTGATGTGAGGTGTTTTGTGGGTTTCACTGAAGATGTCACCATGGAGATCACAGCAGATATATGTGAAGAAGAGGAAAGACAGACGGCTGAAGAAAACCAAGAGGAATCATCTGATTCAGACCTGGAGGTCCTGACTAGCTCTATCACCAAAAAACAGAGAAAAGAGGGAAATAAAGTAGCGAACTTACTCTCCCAGCAGACATTTCCTCaggagatggaagaggaagaagagcaaGATGAAGATGGAGCTCCAGAGGTTGTTTATGATTGTCCAGATCCTGCAGCAACGCAGAATGTGCAAGCTCTTATGGTCAACGCCTTGGTGGAACACCCGCTTCAGAAGAAAATGAAGGAGTTCCTATGGGACGACCACCAAGAGGCGGATGAAAGATTTGCAGATTACCCCTCTGTCTGCTCTCCATGTAAATACAAAAAGGATGGAGGAAAACTGTCTAGTCCCTTGGAGGGTATCTGGAATACAGAGGAGAACGTTGACGTCATGGAAGAGGTAACAGCCGCTATCTTTCCACGCGTAGAAGTTGAGCAAGATTTAGCAGATTGTGCGATGTTCAATACCAATATTGACACTAGCATGAGGAAGAGTATTGGATACCATCTTGAACCTCAGAGTGACAGCAATGgttccagtggcggttctagtgAGGATGAGGAGGAACAACAGAAGTATAATGAAGAACACCCAGCGCTGCCAAGATACCAGGGTCTTCCTCAGAGAGACCGGGGATCAGAGGATCCTCCTCTGAAAGTTCAgcggggaggtggagaggaggacggCTCCAAGCAGAGTGTTGCTGCCGACCTGCATCTTTCAGAAACCATCTCTGACGTCCCCACTTTTACCCTTCACAGTGAGGCCAGACGCGGTAGAGCAGCTATAACTATCTCCAGAGGTACCGGCAACGTGTCATCATCTGACTTTGAGGAAAGTTTTCCCGGAGCGTTGTGGACATCGGAGGCTGAACAAAGAGAGGGTAAACGGGAGACTTGGCTTTGGGGTGAGGCTGGGCCAGGGGCTTTAGAAGAGGAACATCTTTGCAAAGTTCAACTGGAACTAGCAGGAAGGCTGAAGAGccacattcacactgatataagCTGGGACACAGGGGAAAATAATGTGGAACGTGGTGGTTTAATTCAAGATTACCAATATGACGCGTCTGGAATCACAGAGAGTGAAGAACTTGCAGATGAAGAGGATGATGAAGAGGATAATAGGAGTTGggaacaagagaaagagagaatcaaGGCATTCTACAAGTTTTAtaatgatgatgaagaggaggagggggagaatgcTACGGGAACAGAATGGGATTTTTCAGTGAGGAAGCATAGAGTTCAGTTCTGCATGGATCCCCTGCCTCAAGTCATTGAATACACAGACAG CAGCAGCGATGTAGATTTGGTCGACAACTTATCTGATGGAGACGAGGACCTGGATTCTACAGAAAGGCTTgaa GAGGAGAGTGAgcctgagagacagagaatgagtttACCCGAGACACAAGAGCCACAAGGAGAACTACAAGATCTCAACAAAATGCCTCAGACCCACACCAAGAGAGACCAG TGTCTGAGGGTGCTAAAGTTACTGGTGAAGATAACCCTGTTGACAGTGATTGGACTTCTGACATTTTGGTGGACAAGATACCAACTGGACTTGGACTGGTGA
- the LOC106566374 gene encoding uncharacterized protein isoform X3 translates to MEQNFADSLTDAFSGELDFESVHFDEESETVSDHISVETYDDEEETQHIDEEEMGSGEEEDTGIKNLGSPGGWSVVVHYDEESWDGALLDIEKIVTTGQPFAEQESENREVRNVEQGAYENSDVRCFVGFTEDVTMEITADICEEEERQTAEENQEESSDSDLEVLTSSITKKQRKEGNKVANLLSQQTFPQEMEEEEEQDEDGAPEVVYDCPDPAATQNVQALMVNALVEHPLQKKMKEFLWDDHQEADERFADYPSVCSPCKYKKDGGKLSSPLEGIWNTEENVDVMEEVTAAIFPRVEVEQDLADCAMFNTNIDTSMRKSIGYHLEPQSDSNGSSGGSSEDEEEQQKYNEEHPALPRYQGLPQRDRGSEDPPLKVQRGGGEEDGSKQSVAADLHLSETISDVPTFTLHSEARRGRAAITISRGTGNVSSSDFEESFPGALWTSEAEQREGKRETWLWGEAGPGALEEEHLCKVQLELAGRLKSHIHTDISWDTGENNVERGGLIQDYQYDASGITESEELADEEDDEEDNRSWEQEKERIKAFYKFYNDDEEEEGENATGTEWDFSVRKHRVQFCMDPLPQVIEYTDSSSDVDLVDNLSDGDEDLDSTERLEEESEPERQRMSLPETQEPQGELQDLNKMPQTHTKRDQCLRVLKLLVKITLLTVIGLLTFWWTRYQLDLDW, encoded by the exons ATGGAACAGAACTTTGCTGATTCGTTAACGGATGCATTTTCAG GAGAGTTAGACTTTGAATCTGTCCATTTTGACGAAGAATCTGAAACTGTATCTGACCATATCTCAGTGGAGACATATGATGACGAAGAGGAGACTCAACATATTGATGAGGAAGAGATGGGTTCAGGAGAAGAGGAGGACACAGGAATAAAGAACCTTGGCTCGCCAGGGGGTTGGTCTGTGGTTGTTCACTACGATGAAGAAAGCTGGGATGGTGCTCTACTGGACATAGAGAAGATTGTAACCACAGGACAACCTTTTGCTGAACAAGAGAGTGAAAACCGTGAAGTCAGAAACGTAGAGCAAGGTGCTTACGAGAACAGTGATGTGAGGTGTTTTGTGGGTTTCACTGAAGATGTCACCATGGAGATCACAGCAGATATATGTGAAGAAGAGGAAAGACAGACGGCTGAAGAAAACCAAGAGGAATCATCTGATTCAGACCTGGAGGTCCTGACTAGCTCTATCACCAAAAAACAGAGAAAAGAGGGAAATAAAGTAGCGAACTTACTCTCCCAGCAGACATTTCCTCaggagatggaagaggaagaagagcaaGATGAAGATGGAGCTCCAGAGGTTGTTTATGATTGTCCAGATCCTGCAGCAACGCAGAATGTGCAAGCTCTTATGGTCAACGCCTTGGTGGAACACCCGCTTCAGAAGAAAATGAAGGAGTTCCTATGGGACGACCACCAAGAGGCGGATGAAAGATTTGCAGATTACCCCTCTGTCTGCTCTCCATGTAAATACAAAAAGGATGGAGGAAAACTGTCTAGTCCCTTGGAGGGTATCTGGAATACAGAGGAGAACGTTGACGTCATGGAAGAGGTAACAGCCGCTATCTTTCCACGCGTAGAAGTTGAGCAAGATTTAGCAGATTGTGCGATGTTCAATACCAATATTGACACTAGCATGAGGAAGAGTATTGGATACCATCTTGAACCTCAGAGTGACAGCAATGgttccagtggcggttctagtgAGGATGAGGAGGAACAACAGAAGTATAATGAAGAACACCCAGCGCTGCCAAGATACCAGGGTCTTCCTCAGAGAGACCGGGGATCAGAGGATCCTCCTCTGAAAGTTCAgcggggaggtggagaggaggacggCTCCAAGCAGAGTGTTGCTGCCGACCTGCATCTTTCAGAAACCATCTCTGACGTCCCCACTTTTACCCTTCACAGTGAGGCCAGACGCGGTAGAGCAGCTATAACTATCTCCAGAGGTACCGGCAACGTGTCATCATCTGACTTTGAGGAAAGTTTTCCCGGAGCGTTGTGGACATCGGAGGCTGAACAAAGAGAGGGTAAACGGGAGACTTGGCTTTGGGGTGAGGCTGGGCCAGGGGCTTTAGAAGAGGAACATCTTTGCAAAGTTCAACTGGAACTAGCAGGAAGGCTGAAGAGccacattcacactgatataagCTGGGACACAGGGGAAAATAATGTGGAACGTGGTGGTTTAATTCAAGATTACCAATATGACGCGTCTGGAATCACAGAGAGTGAAGAACTTGCAGATGAAGAGGATGATGAAGAGGATAATAGGAGTTGggaacaagagaaagagagaatcaaGGCATTCTACAAGTTTTAtaatgatgatgaagaggaggagggggagaatgcTACGGGAACAGAATGGGATTTTTCAGTGAGGAAGCATAGAGTTCAGTTCTGCATGGATCCCCTGCCTCAAGTCATTGAATACACAGACAG CAGCAGCGATGTAGATTTGGTCGACAACTTATCTGATGGAGACGAGGACCTGGATTCTACAGAAAGGCTTgaa GAGGAGAGTGAgcctgagagacagagaatgagtttACCCGAGACACAAGAGCCACAAGGAGAACTACAAGATCTCAACAAAATGCCTCAGACCCACACCAAGAGAGACCAG TGTCTGAGGGTGCTAAAGTTACTGGTGAAGATAACCCTGTTGACAGTGATTGGACTTCTGACATTTTGGTGGACAAGATACCAACTGGACTTGGACTGGTGA